In Prescottella soli, a genomic segment contains:
- a CDS encoding SDR family NAD(P)-dependent oxidoreductase, with product MDQLRFDGQVALITGVSTFGLGLTYARLLASRGCSVVVNDLGRDWAGAANAPGTDEAVRLIRADGGTATGVTGDVVTEADRIVQTAIDTFGRLDVVVNNAGAGGSFDTMVDVHLRGANRITEAAWPHLSATGNGRILNISSNGSFGAPALPGYAAAKGAILSLTRTQAILGNRIGVRSNAILPAAWTRSTAGIEQPGFGEFMQDHFPPEAVAAFAAYLLHADTTLTGEAFAVGGGLVSRVVQAETAGALTADHTPEAWPALIDRVMAPGDMIISKSLWSQLDSFVARMSPQARANWDAIRVAPDVDGKVKA from the coding sequence ATGGATCAACTACGTTTCGACGGCCAAGTCGCGCTGATCACCGGCGTGTCCACCTTCGGGTTGGGCCTCACCTACGCCCGCCTGCTGGCCTCCCGCGGGTGCTCGGTGGTCGTCAACGACCTCGGCCGAGACTGGGCCGGGGCCGCGAACGCCCCGGGGACCGACGAGGCGGTCCGCCTGATCCGAGCCGACGGCGGGACCGCGACGGGTGTCACCGGCGACGTCGTCACCGAGGCCGACCGGATTGTGCAGACGGCGATCGACACCTTCGGCCGGCTCGACGTCGTCGTCAACAACGCCGGCGCCGGCGGGAGCTTCGACACCATGGTCGACGTGCACCTGCGCGGGGCGAACCGCATCACCGAGGCCGCCTGGCCGCACCTGTCCGCCACCGGAAACGGCCGGATCCTCAACATCTCGTCGAACGGCAGTTTCGGTGCCCCCGCCCTGCCTGGCTATGCGGCCGCCAAGGGCGCAATACTCTCCCTCACCCGGACGCAGGCCATCCTCGGCAACCGAATCGGCGTGCGCTCCAACGCGATCCTGCCCGCGGCCTGGACCCGATCCACGGCCGGGATCGAGCAGCCGGGATTCGGGGAGTTCATGCAGGATCACTTCCCGCCCGAGGCGGTCGCGGCCTTCGCCGCCTACCTGCTGCATGCCGACACCACGCTCACCGGCGAAGCGTTCGCGGTGGGCGGCGGTCTGGTCTCGCGGGTGGTGCAGGCCGAGACGGCTGGCGCACTCACCGCCGACCACACCCCCGAGGCCTGGCCGGCACTGATCGACCGGGTGATGGCGCCCGGCGACATGATCATCTCCAAATCACTTTGGTCCCAGCTCGATTCGTTCGTCGCCCGGATGAGCCCACAGGCCCGCGCGAATTGGGACGCGATCCGCGTCGCACCCGACGTCGACGGCAAGGTCAAGGCCTGA
- a CDS encoding flavin-containing monooxygenase, whose amino-acid sequence MTSSTAVPLMADAGGRALDPDTLRAHLHRADPAVLLVVLAQLTGDVGVLDRYGAAISHVPDAPEMAGVTDPATATAIVDDLIVAVTSDGIVDGAVAPDDPALFARLVPLALGVTPGDEFLPMLLEQGGFRRPQPVVPRTTPLPDTLDLAIVGGGLAGIAAAIAAAREGIAYQVLERNEDVGGTWLIQNYPGVGVDTPSSYYSLSSELNPEWTSYYPKGGEYRDYLRAVADRHGIRDHTRFGTEVEALVWDEVLHRWDIHVRASDGTPSVTHAAVVVTALGYLNRPKFPGVEGRESFAGISVHSGEWDPTLDLTGKRVAVIGAGCTAAQIVDSIVDDVAHLTLFQRQPHWVAPRKRDSDDVPAHHRWLNRHVPFYANWLRVKAFWGSADSAYPVVIVDPEWASTHLSISRANDMLLQDCLAYIDRTFGAGSDLAAKVTPDFAPFGKRIIRDPGGYYPALTLDHVDVLVTEPARIVPEGIVTPDGDLVEVDVIVYATGFHLDFLSTMDIRGRDGRALVDEWSGNPRAYRGGTVPGFPNLFVTSAPNTNPSHGAGNNFGIEVAVHYIVECLHLLAERGARSLEPTREAYDAYVAEIDHAMENTVWRHTPSAHTYYRNDSGRVIVASPWRLVDVWNQHRTPIEEHFVLR is encoded by the coding sequence ATGACATCCAGTACCGCCGTTCCCCTGATGGCCGACGCCGGTGGCCGCGCACTCGATCCCGACACGTTGCGGGCGCACCTGCACCGGGCCGACCCGGCCGTGCTGTTGGTGGTGCTAGCGCAACTCACCGGCGACGTCGGCGTGCTCGATCGCTACGGGGCCGCGATCTCCCATGTGCCCGACGCGCCCGAGATGGCGGGCGTCACCGACCCGGCGACGGCCACGGCGATCGTCGACGACCTGATCGTCGCCGTGACCTCGGACGGGATCGTGGACGGCGCCGTCGCCCCGGACGATCCCGCCCTGTTCGCGCGCCTCGTCCCGCTGGCTCTCGGTGTGACACCCGGCGACGAGTTCCTGCCGATGCTCCTCGAGCAGGGCGGCTTCCGCCGGCCGCAGCCCGTCGTCCCGCGTACGACGCCGCTGCCGGACACGCTCGACCTCGCGATCGTCGGCGGAGGGCTCGCGGGAATCGCGGCGGCTATCGCCGCGGCCCGTGAGGGGATCGCGTACCAGGTACTCGAGCGGAACGAGGACGTCGGCGGCACATGGCTGATCCAGAACTACCCCGGCGTGGGGGTCGACACTCCGTCGTCGTACTACTCGCTGTCCTCGGAACTGAATCCGGAATGGACCAGCTACTACCCCAAGGGCGGCGAGTACCGGGACTACCTGCGCGCCGTCGCCGACCGGCACGGGATCCGCGACCACACCCGATTCGGGACCGAGGTCGAGGCGCTGGTGTGGGACGAGGTATTGCATCGCTGGGACATCCACGTGCGGGCGTCGGACGGCACTCCCTCGGTGACGCACGCCGCGGTGGTGGTCACCGCGCTGGGCTACCTCAACCGACCCAAGTTCCCCGGGGTCGAGGGACGGGAGTCGTTCGCGGGGATCAGCGTCCACTCGGGGGAGTGGGACCCGACGCTGGACCTGACCGGCAAGCGGGTCGCGGTGATCGGCGCGGGCTGTACCGCCGCGCAGATCGTCGACTCCATCGTCGACGACGTCGCCCACCTGACACTGTTCCAGCGACAGCCGCACTGGGTGGCGCCGCGCAAGCGGGACAGCGACGACGTCCCCGCGCACCACCGCTGGCTGAACCGGCACGTGCCCTTCTATGCGAACTGGTTGCGGGTCAAGGCCTTCTGGGGGTCCGCGGACAGCGCGTACCCCGTGGTGATCGTCGACCCGGAGTGGGCGTCCACGCACCTGTCGATCTCCCGGGCCAACGACATGCTGCTGCAGGACTGCCTGGCGTACATCGACCGCACGTTCGGCGCGGGGTCCGACCTGGCCGCGAAGGTCACGCCCGACTTCGCGCCGTTCGGCAAGCGCATCATCCGCGATCCCGGCGGCTACTATCCCGCGCTCACTCTCGACCACGTCGACGTGCTGGTCACCGAGCCGGCCCGGATCGTGCCGGAGGGGATCGTGACCCCGGACGGTGACCTCGTCGAGGTCGACGTCATCGTCTACGCCACCGGATTCCACCTGGACTTCCTGTCCACCATGGACATCCGGGGACGCGACGGCCGGGCCCTGGTCGACGAGTGGTCCGGCAACCCGCGCGCCTACCGCGGCGGTACGGTTCCGGGCTTCCCCAACCTGTTCGTCACTTCGGCCCCCAACACCAATCCGAGCCACGGCGCCGGCAACAACTTCGGCATCGAGGTGGCCGTCCACTACATCGTCGAGTGCCTGCACCTGCTCGCCGAGCGTGGCGCGCGCTCGCTCGAACCCACCCGCGAGGCCTACGACGCGTACGTCGCGGAGATCGACCACGCGATGGAGAACACCGTCTGGCGACACACGCCGAGCGCGCACACCTACTACCGCAACGACAGCGGCCGGGTGATCGTCGCCAGCCCCTGGCGGTTGGTCGACGTGTGGAACCAGCACCGTACGCCGATCGAGGAGCACTTCGTCCTGCGATAG
- a CDS encoding TetR/AcrR family transcriptional regulator, whose product METEPDEKLSLRELQKRKSRAHLMDTAARLIGQRGFRETTIDDIAKAAGASRATLYSYFPGKDAIVQAVVVEVWDRAEALYRDFGRLTDWSRPTIREWVVGVVEAWEASIDKLRVQSAGLVRFDDFYLDYHRRFVSALTANDELWQRFDDAEVERRALLLISGLELFLNTWMVRGWSADREGAIDTITDVWCAALPSD is encoded by the coding sequence ATGGAAACCGAACCCGACGAGAAACTGTCGCTGCGTGAACTGCAGAAGCGGAAGAGTCGGGCACATCTGATGGACACCGCGGCCCGCCTGATCGGGCAGCGCGGCTTCCGGGAAACGACGATCGACGACATCGCCAAGGCGGCCGGCGCCAGTCGGGCCACCCTCTACTCGTACTTTCCGGGCAAGGACGCGATCGTCCAGGCCGTCGTCGTCGAGGTGTGGGACCGAGCCGAGGCGCTGTACCGGGACTTCGGTCGGCTCACCGACTGGTCACGTCCGACGATCCGGGAGTGGGTCGTGGGGGTCGTCGAGGCGTGGGAGGCGAGCATCGACAAGTTGCGGGTCCAATCCGCGGGGCTGGTCCGGTTCGACGACTTCTATCTGGACTACCACCGCCGGTTCGTCTCGGCGCTGACCGCGAACGACGAGTTGTGGCAGCGCTTCGACGACGCGGAGGTCGAGCGCCGGGCGCTGCTGTTGATCAGTGGACTCGAGCTGTTCCTGAACACCTGGATGGTGCGCGGGTGGTCGGCCGATCGCGAGGGTGCGATCGACACGATCACCGACGTCTGGTGTGCCGCGCTGCCGTCGGACTAG
- a CDS encoding CPBP family intramembrane glutamic endopeptidase: MNLATANAGAVSTTGIHRIRAAHAWLDVAVVVVVLVATNMIAHFTTIWASIATVPIAAVILVGLTRRRGLGWSELGLSPRHWRKGTVYALASVGIVLAVVAIGVALPITRQFFMADRYATISGALVASMIVIPLQTVIPEELAFRGVLHGTLSRVSGARGVFAAGSLLFGLWHIASSLGLTSGNEGLSAILGGGPLGQALGIAGAVAATAAAGFVFTWLRRRSGSLLAPIALHWSLNGVGALAAALVWHVSLS; encoded by the coding sequence ATGAATCTCGCAACCGCGAACGCCGGCGCCGTGTCGACGACGGGTATTCACCGCATCCGTGCCGCGCATGCGTGGTTGGACGTCGCTGTGGTCGTCGTCGTGCTGGTCGCGACCAACATGATCGCCCACTTCACCACCATCTGGGCGAGCATCGCGACCGTGCCGATCGCGGCGGTGATCCTGGTCGGGCTGACCCGGCGTCGTGGTCTGGGCTGGTCCGAGTTGGGTCTGTCGCCGCGTCACTGGCGCAAGGGGACGGTGTACGCGCTGGCATCGGTCGGCATCGTTCTCGCGGTCGTCGCGATCGGCGTGGCGCTCCCGATCACGCGGCAGTTCTTCATGGCCGATCGGTACGCCACCATCTCCGGTGCGCTGGTCGCCTCCATGATCGTCATCCCGCTGCAGACCGTGATCCCCGAGGAGCTCGCCTTCCGCGGCGTGCTGCACGGCACCCTGTCCCGCGTCTCGGGCGCGCGGGGCGTCTTCGCCGCCGGGTCCCTACTGTTCGGTCTGTGGCACATCGCGTCGTCGCTCGGGTTGACCTCGGGCAACGAGGGGCTGAGCGCGATCCTCGGCGGCGGTCCGCTCGGGCAGGCGCTCGGTATCGCCGGGGCCGTCGCCGCGACCGCGGCCGCGGGCTTCGTCTTCACGTGGCTGCGCCGCCGCAGCGGCAGCCTGCTCGCCCCGATCGCCCTGCACTGGTCGCTCAACGGGGTCGGCGCCCTTGCCGCGGCCCTGGTCTGGCACGTGTCCTTGAGCTGA
- a CDS encoding winged helix DNA-binding domain-containing protein has product MAVEVTRAQVLSYRWHAQQLDRAAGVASGPTDCDILDLGIQNTGPDGAAWALLLRGTPPGTTDDLALAWTLRAAPHCYRRADLPAIATATAPLSDADAAKRIFDANRPLKAAGIPTLDALRAVADEMRDIVREPTVKGEMSAALTARMGEPYLRFCRPCNATHMYEMPFRLAALQAGLELRPDTSPPVLERIPGWRGKPYARTGADADTRFDVIRGYLRFFGPSEPKATAGYIDAPVKDVKQHWPDDATPVSVEGAERWILPADLDALRDSPTDDGVRLLGPFDPYLQLKDRELLVADESRRKALWPTLGRPGAVAVGGEIVGLWRPRTSGKKFTVEVTPWTRLTKPVRGGIEQQAQVLADFRGVTLTGIVDRD; this is encoded by the coding sequence ATGGCCGTCGAAGTGACTCGCGCGCAGGTGCTCTCGTACCGCTGGCACGCCCAGCAACTCGACCGCGCCGCGGGCGTCGCGTCCGGACCCACCGACTGCGACATCCTCGACCTCGGCATCCAGAACACCGGCCCGGACGGCGCCGCCTGGGCGCTGCTCCTGCGCGGCACGCCGCCCGGCACGACGGACGACCTCGCGCTGGCGTGGACGCTGCGGGCCGCGCCGCACTGCTACCGGCGCGCGGACCTGCCCGCGATCGCGACGGCCACCGCCCCGCTGTCGGACGCCGACGCGGCCAAGCGCATCTTCGACGCGAACCGCCCCTTGAAGGCCGCGGGGATTCCGACGCTGGACGCGCTGCGCGCGGTCGCCGACGAGATGCGCGACATCGTCCGCGAGCCCACCGTCAAGGGCGAGATGTCGGCGGCGCTCACCGCGCGGATGGGCGAGCCCTATCTGCGGTTCTGCCGCCCGTGCAACGCGACGCACATGTACGAGATGCCGTTCCGGCTCGCGGCGCTGCAGGCCGGTCTGGAACTGCGACCCGACACCTCGCCGCCCGTGCTGGAACGCATTCCGGGCTGGCGCGGGAAACCGTACGCCCGCACCGGCGCGGACGCGGACACCCGCTTCGACGTGATCCGCGGGTACCTGCGATTCTTCGGCCCGTCCGAACCGAAGGCCACCGCCGGATACATCGACGCCCCGGTCAAGGACGTCAAACAGCACTGGCCGGACGACGCGACGCCGGTCTCGGTCGAGGGCGCGGAGCGGTGGATCCTGCCGGCCGATCTCGACGCCCTGCGCGATTCGCCCACCGACGACGGGGTGCGGCTCCTCGGCCCGTTCGACCCCTACCTGCAATTGAAGGACCGGGAGCTGCTCGTGGCCGACGAGTCGCGACGCAAGGCGCTGTGGCCGACGCTCGGCCGACCGGGAGCGGTCGCCGTCGGCGGGGAAATCGTCGGCCTGTGGCGGCCGCGGACCTCGGGGAAGAAGTTCACCGTCGAGGTGACGCCGTGGACGCGGCTCACGAAGCCGGTGCGGGGCGGGATCGAGCAGCAGGCGCAGGTGCTGGCGGACTTCCGCGGCGTGACGCTCACGGGCATCGTCGATCGGGACTGA
- a CDS encoding alpha/beta hydrolase, producing the protein MLELDPDVAAYLGTRENWVPMHVAGVHAARAAFEALPQPPGPDMHHVEDRVVDGPHGPLRLRIYRPVDAPDLPAIVYFHGGGLVIGSIDTFDRLARLLAQASGAVVVSVDYRLAPEHPYPVATDEAYFATQWAGANAADLGVDSDLIAVAGDSAGATLAAGVTLQTRDEGGVPLLFQLHIYAGIDRDDTKPSVLEFADGPIITAGDFAWTKNLYLGDDPSRDHPYGVPSLAEDLSGLPSAIVVTASHDPSRDGAEDYAHRLRDAGVQTAVLRYPGVAHGFLMHADQHARARLALAEIGGLMRAKFAVG; encoded by the coding sequence ATGCTCGAACTCGATCCCGACGTCGCGGCCTACCTCGGCACCCGCGAGAACTGGGTGCCCATGCACGTGGCGGGCGTGCACGCCGCCCGCGCCGCCTTCGAGGCATTGCCGCAGCCCCCCGGCCCCGACATGCACCACGTCGAGGACCGCGTCGTCGACGGCCCGCACGGCCCGCTGCGGCTGCGGATCTACCGCCCCGTCGACGCACCGGACCTCCCGGCGATCGTGTACTTCCACGGCGGCGGACTGGTGATCGGCAGCATCGACACCTTCGACCGACTCGCCCGTCTGCTCGCGCAGGCGTCCGGCGCGGTCGTCGTCAGCGTCGACTACCGACTCGCCCCCGAGCACCCCTATCCGGTCGCCACCGACGAGGCGTACTTCGCGACGCAGTGGGCAGGCGCCAACGCCGCCGATCTGGGCGTCGACTCCGACCTGATCGCCGTCGCCGGGGACTCAGCCGGCGCGACCCTCGCGGCCGGGGTGACGCTGCAGACGCGCGACGAGGGCGGAGTGCCGCTGCTGTTCCAGCTGCACATCTACGCGGGCATCGACCGCGACGACACCAAGCCCTCGGTGCTCGAGTTCGCCGACGGCCCGATCATCACCGCCGGCGACTTCGCGTGGACGAAGAACCTCTACCTCGGCGACGACCCGAGCCGGGACCACCCGTACGGGGTGCCGAGCCTGGCCGAGGACCTGTCCGGCCTGCCGTCGGCGATCGTGGTGACCGCGTCGCACGACCCCAGCCGTGACGGCGCCGAGGACTACGCCCACCGCCTGCGCGACGCGGGTGTGCAGACCGCGGTGCTGCGCTATCCCGGTGTGGCGCACGGCTTCCTGATGCACGCCGACCAGCACGCCCGCGCCCGCCTGGCGCTGGCCGAGATCGGCGGTCTCATGCGCGCCAAGTTCGCGGTCGGCTGA